In Haloarcula hispanica ATCC 33960, one DNA window encodes the following:
- a CDS encoding Nramp family divalent metal transporter, producing the protein MPEEKPTEQSDVTEDAESETSEVYASRKEQRYPISSYTPVAYDNLEVAPESDAHPDTGTGGRFRELSLPKVPKLRHVVGPSAIMLGASLGSGETLFWPHLVASYGWGLYWLFLVAVCLHFVINTEIQRWTLATGESVFRAFERVHPVLPLAMLVGGFISLGWPGWAASAAQIGAQGLGLGTYDVAGVDIVGWRLFGIALMVFIWITYQVTPLMYNVVESLQLVLVALSIAFTLLLFVLIGSVDVLVGVPGSLTEVGDYSPVGTIAVLVGALAYAGAGGYLNLSQSLWIREKGYGMGRYQGRIKNPFAGDDPETVHEDGFTFTPDTQNLKRWRGWWRVTQLEHLLTFLLGLLLVTTMLVVIAVSQAPGATSDAVDMWLIEIAPSVGGFTTSVIYVTLFLALFTTEYAIIESFVRNSSDIIYELYGRDAGWSLPRLFWGLLTVFCGWGIFILTLPISISDPFGLLVVGAAMSGLLMWPYIVIVQLVNTVRLPEHTMPGWGRIVAMWVAAAFFGYFSVLLIGTGLATQLGLQAFAVQTTVLGSALGGYALWAICLLVQAYTMYRVGRAKVTANGTVTDAATAQGWFS; encoded by the coding sequence ATGCCAGAGGAAAAGCCGACGGAACAGTCGGACGTAACGGAAGACGCGGAGTCAGAGACATCGGAAGTGTACGCCTCTCGCAAAGAGCAGCGGTATCCCATCTCATCGTACACGCCGGTCGCGTACGACAACCTCGAGGTGGCACCGGAGAGCGATGCCCATCCGGACACGGGGACGGGTGGGCGGTTCAGAGAACTCTCCTTGCCGAAAGTGCCGAAGCTCCGCCACGTCGTCGGTCCCAGCGCGATCATGCTGGGGGCGTCGCTCGGCAGCGGCGAGACGCTGTTCTGGCCGCATCTGGTCGCCAGTTACGGCTGGGGACTGTACTGGCTGTTCCTCGTGGCGGTCTGTCTCCACTTTGTCATCAATACGGAGATACAGCGGTGGACACTGGCGACCGGTGAGAGCGTGTTTCGGGCGTTCGAACGGGTCCATCCGGTTCTCCCGCTGGCCATGCTGGTCGGCGGGTTCATCAGTCTCGGCTGGCCGGGGTGGGCCGCGAGCGCCGCGCAGATCGGCGCACAGGGCCTTGGACTCGGCACGTACGACGTCGCCGGCGTCGACATCGTCGGCTGGCGACTGTTCGGCATCGCGCTCATGGTGTTCATCTGGATTACCTACCAGGTGACGCCGCTGATGTACAACGTCGTCGAGAGCCTCCAGCTTGTTCTGGTGGCGCTGTCTATTGCGTTCACCCTGCTGCTGTTCGTTCTCATCGGGTCAGTGGACGTGCTGGTCGGCGTTCCGGGGAGCCTGACGGAGGTCGGCGACTACTCGCCGGTCGGGACCATCGCCGTGCTGGTCGGGGCGCTGGCCTACGCTGGCGCGGGCGGCTACCTCAACCTCTCACAGAGCCTCTGGATACGCGAGAAGGGCTACGGGATGGGGCGGTATCAGGGCCGGATCAAGAACCCCTTCGCCGGCGACGACCCCGAGACGGTCCACGAGGACGGGTTCACGTTCACCCCGGACACGCAAAACCTCAAACGGTGGCGCGGCTGGTGGCGCGTGACACAGCTCGAACACCTGTTGACCTTCCTGCTGGGCCTCCTCCTCGTCACGACGATGCTGGTCGTCATCGCGGTGTCACAGGCACCGGGAGCGACGAGCGACGCGGTCGATATGTGGCTCATCGAGATCGCGCCGTCGGTCGGCGGGTTCACGACGAGCGTCATCTACGTCACGCTGTTTCTCGCCCTGTTCACGACCGAATACGCGATCATCGAGTCGTTCGTCCGGAACAGCTCCGACATCATCTACGAGCTGTACGGTCGGGACGCGGGCTGGAGCCTGCCCCGGCTGTTCTGGGGACTGCTGACCGTCTTCTGTGGCTGGGGCATCTTCATCCTCACCCTCCCGATATCGATATCTGATCCCTTCGGGCTCCTGGTCGTCGGCGCGGCGATGTCCGGGCTGTTGATGTGGCCGTACATCGTCATCGTCCAGCTCGTCAACACGGTCCGGCTGCCGGAGCACACGATGCCGGGCTGGGGTCGCATTGTCGCAATGTGGGTCGCCGCGGCGTTTTTCGGCTACTTCAGCGTCCTCCTGATCGGGACCGGGCTAGCGACACAGCTGGGGTTGCAGGCGTTTGCCGTCCAGACGACGGTGCTCGGCAGCGCACTGGGAGGGTACGCCCTCTGGGCGATCTGCCTGCTCGTCCAGGCGTATACGATGTATCGAGTGGGACGCGCGAAAGTCACGGCAAACGGGACAGTCACTGACGCCGCCACCGCGCAAGGGTGGTTCTCGTGA
- a CDS encoding FAD-binding and (Fe-S)-binding domain-containing protein: protein MAYDSRPPEERDPATDPSANYDYQGESVHRPDLVAVLERRVDGDVRFDTYTRELFATDASAYEQRPIGVVSPVSTDDVVTVMEYCAEQGIPVLPRGGGTSLAGQAVNEAVVLDFKRHMDETLSVDPEAGRARAQAGITIARLNDRLEPHGLKFAPDPAWGDKSVLGGAIGNNTTGAHSLKYGKTDAYIEECEVVLADGTQTTFGWVGVDDLKARAAEAGPDADLETRIYAEVAKILAEDAAEIDDKYPDLKRNVSGYNLDELVDSARERGEVNLARLLAGSEGTLAVVTEATVSLEPVPQATAVAMLTYDDILSAMRDVAPILDHDPSAVEVMDDVLLDLAAETPEFADVVGMLPEETDSTLLVEFYADSADDGAQKVADLLADRLPDYDARESPSEGAAAVTDAPVNAVDALEAYDADRQAKFWKMRKAGLPILLSRTGDDKHWPFVEDTAVPAENLPEYVADIRELFDEHDTFASYYAHAGPGVLHIRPLLNLKSGDGIETMEAISDAITDLVVQYDGSVSGEHGDGRARTQWNRKLYGDDLWETFRDLKTAFDPDWRLNPGNICGDHDPAENLRYDPDYEFDAGFEPTLDWDNENGFQGMVELCHGCAGCTVHQETTGGVMCPTYRAAEEEITSTRGRANMLRSAMDGDLPEDPTDEEFVTEVLDLCIGCKGCKKDCPSGVDMAKLKAEVVHEHHQREGISLRDRLFANVETVLSLGSAFAPMSNWLLDLPGSGLLMEKTVGITEERTLPAFHRTTFRDWWADRGGALIAANKAERKALVIADPYTNYSHPDVGKAAVEVLEAAGVHVVVPDGVTDSGRPAFSKSMLDHARETARANVDVLAPRIRDGWDVVTIEPSDAVMYQVDYRDLLSGDDVDTVAANTYGVCEYLDTYRLGEAISFDEPGGSLAYHGHCHQKATKKDHHAVGVLRRAGYAVDPLDSGCCGMAGSFGYEAEHYSMSEGIADLLLGQIDDSPAERVVAPGASCRSQIDDFGDGDAEPPHPIEMVAAALQ, encoded by the coding sequence ATGGCATACGACTCCCGACCCCCCGAGGAGCGTGACCCGGCGACAGACCCGAGTGCGAACTACGATTACCAAGGCGAGAGCGTCCATCGACCGGACCTCGTAGCGGTCCTGGAGCGCCGCGTGGATGGCGACGTACGCTTCGATACGTACACCCGTGAGCTATTTGCGACTGATGCGAGCGCGTACGAACAGCGCCCAATCGGCGTTGTCTCACCGGTTTCGACCGACGATGTGGTTACGGTGATGGAGTACTGCGCCGAGCAGGGGATTCCGGTACTCCCACGGGGTGGCGGGACCAGTCTCGCCGGGCAGGCCGTCAACGAGGCCGTCGTCCTCGATTTCAAACGGCACATGGACGAGACGCTGTCGGTCGACCCGGAGGCCGGGCGGGCCCGGGCACAGGCCGGCATCACAATCGCCCGCCTCAACGACCGGCTCGAACCCCACGGCCTGAAGTTCGCGCCGGACCCCGCCTGGGGCGACAAGAGCGTCCTCGGCGGTGCAATCGGGAACAACACGACCGGTGCACACTCGCTGAAATACGGCAAGACAGACGCCTACATCGAGGAGTGTGAGGTCGTCCTCGCTGACGGCACCCAGACGACGTTTGGCTGGGTCGGCGTCGATGATCTCAAAGCGCGAGCAGCCGAGGCCGGCCCGGACGCCGACCTCGAAACGCGAATCTACGCCGAAGTCGCGAAGATTCTTGCAGAAGACGCGGCGGAAATTGATGATAAATATCCGGACCTCAAGCGCAACGTCTCCGGGTACAACCTGGACGAACTGGTCGACAGCGCCAGGGAGCGCGGCGAAGTCAACCTCGCCCGACTGCTCGCCGGGAGCGAGGGGACGCTCGCCGTCGTGACCGAAGCGACGGTTTCGCTCGAGCCCGTCCCCCAGGCAACGGCCGTCGCCATGCTGACCTACGACGATATCCTGTCGGCGATGCGGGACGTCGCCCCGATTCTCGATCACGACCCCTCGGCCGTCGAGGTGATGGACGACGTGCTCCTCGACCTCGCCGCGGAGACGCCGGAGTTCGCTGACGTTGTCGGTATGCTCCCCGAGGAGACGGATTCGACGCTGCTCGTCGAGTTCTACGCCGACTCGGCAGACGACGGCGCACAGAAGGTCGCCGACCTGCTCGCCGACCGACTGCCTGACTACGACGCCCGGGAATCGCCGAGTGAGGGAGCGGCCGCGGTCACTGACGCCCCCGTCAACGCTGTCGATGCACTGGAGGCATACGACGCGGACCGGCAGGCGAAGTTCTGGAAGATGCGCAAGGCCGGCCTCCCGATTCTCCTGTCGCGGACGGGCGACGACAAACACTGGCCGTTCGTCGAGGACACGGCGGTCCCGGCCGAGAACCTCCCGGAGTACGTCGCCGATATCCGGGAGCTGTTCGACGAACACGACACGTTCGCCTCCTACTACGCCCACGCCGGCCCCGGCGTGTTGCACATCCGGCCGCTGTTGAACCTGAAATCCGGGGACGGCATCGAGACGATGGAGGCCATCTCCGACGCTATCACGGACCTCGTCGTCCAGTACGACGGGTCGGTGTCGGGTGAACACGGCGACGGCCGCGCCCGGACCCAGTGGAACCGCAAACTGTACGGCGACGACCTCTGGGAGACGTTTCGGGACCTGAAGACGGCCTTCGACCCGGACTGGCGGCTGAATCCGGGCAACATCTGCGGCGACCACGACCCGGCCGAGAACCTCCGGTACGACCCGGACTACGAGTTCGACGCGGGCTTCGAACCCACGCTCGACTGGGACAACGAGAACGGGTTTCAGGGGATGGTCGAACTCTGTCACGGCTGTGCGGGCTGTACCGTCCATCAGGAAACCACCGGCGGCGTCATGTGTCCGACCTACCGCGCCGCCGAGGAGGAAATCACCAGCACTCGTGGTCGGGCCAACATGCTCCGGTCGGCGATGGACGGTGACCTCCCCGAGGACCCCACCGACGAGGAGTTCGTCACGGAAGTCCTCGACCTCTGTATCGGCTGTAAAGGCTGCAAAAAGGACTGCCCGAGCGGCGTCGACATGGCGAAGCTCAAAGCCGAGGTGGTCCACGAACACCACCAGCGTGAAGGTATCTCGCTGCGGGACCGGCTGTTCGCCAACGTCGAGACGGTGCTCTCGCTTGGGAGCGCGTTCGCCCCGATGTCGAACTGGCTGCTGGATTTGCCGGGCTCGGGACTCCTCATGGAGAAAACGGTCGGTATCACCGAGGAACGGACGCTGCCCGCCTTCCACCGGACTACGTTCCGGGACTGGTGGGCTGACCGCGGCGGGGCACTGATTGCTGCGAACAAAGCCGAGCGGAAGGCGCTCGTGATCGCCGACCCGTACACGAACTACAGCCATCCCGATGTCGGGAAAGCGGCCGTAGAAGTGTTGGAGGCGGCGGGCGTCCACGTAGTTGTGCCTGACGGTGTGACCGATAGCGGCCGTCCCGCATTCTCCAAGAGTATGCTGGATCACGCTCGCGAGACGGCACGAGCGAACGTCGACGTGCTCGCACCGCGAATCCGCGACGGCTGGGACGTGGTCACCATCGAACCGTCCGACGCGGTGATGTATCAGGTCGACTACCGGGACCTCCTCTCGGGCGACGACGTCGACACCGTCGCGGCGAACACGTACGGCGTCTGCGAGTATCTCGACACGTACCGGCTGGGAGAGGCTATCTCCTTCGACGAACCGGGCGGCTCGCTGGCGTACCACGGCCACTGCCACCAGAAGGCGACGAAGAAAGACCACCACGCCGTCGGCGTTCTGCGCCGGGCCGGATATGCTGTCGACCCGCTTGATTCGGGCTGTTGCGGGATGGCAGGGAGCTTCGGCTACGAGGCCGAACACTACTCGATGAGCGAGGGCATCGCGGACCTCCTCCTGGGCCAGATTGACGATTCGCCTGCCGAGCGAGTCGTCGCGCCCGGCGCGTCCTGCCGGTCCCAGATCGACGACTTCGGCGACGGTGACGCGGAGCCGCCACATCCCATCGAGATGGTCGCGGCCGCGCTCCAGTAG
- a CDS encoding L-lactate permease, whose product MSEHTLVLLALLPLATIAVLMVGLYQPATRTMPIAWAVAAIAAFVGWQMSPTLIAAASIRGALTATRILVIVFGAILLLYTLKQSGAFEVINAGFSSISDDRRVQVILLVFLMGSFIEGAAGFGTPAAIVGPLLVGLGFPPLAAVVVALTGNILAITFGAVGTPLIIGLRDVVFAEGTGASQQVLQQGGFESVGAYVAQIGVWAAVIHAIVGIAIPFIGVAMMTRFFGEERSIKPALEVLPLCLFAWASFAIPYVATAYFLGPTFPALLGAMVGLLVVTTTLRAGYFLPDDEWDFGPQEQWPDHWIGSIEPGEGVGTTTGDSREGTVAADGGTATFEESHSQDMSLGMAWLPYLLVAALLVVTRVVSPIQEFLSTNGVLLWSNILGTPFSEGVELFYLPGSLFVLVAVITYALHGMDTDGIKASWSEALRNIAPAVVALWFAVATVMIMQRTGSAVVLEAAPINSGMLGLLSEITANGTGQMFPFFSGFIGAFGAFIAGSNTVSDILFGLFQFQAAQQIGAPTQIVVAAQAVGGAIGNLIAIHNVVAALTVVGLIGEEGRVIRLELIPVLYYGVFTGILTLILAYVVAPAAF is encoded by the coding sequence ATGTCTGAGCACACGCTGGTGCTCCTGGCACTGCTGCCGCTGGCGACGATTGCGGTGTTGATGGTCGGGCTGTACCAGCCTGCGACACGGACAATGCCCATCGCATGGGCGGTTGCGGCTATCGCTGCCTTTGTCGGCTGGCAGATGTCGCCCACGCTGATCGCTGCCGCGTCGATACGCGGCGCGCTGACAGCGACCAGAATCTTGGTCATTGTCTTCGGGGCCATACTCCTGCTGTACACGCTGAAACAGTCCGGCGCGTTCGAAGTCATCAACGCGGGGTTCTCCTCGATCAGCGACGACCGGCGCGTGCAGGTCATCCTGCTCGTTTTCCTCATGGGCTCGTTCATCGAGGGCGCGGCCGGCTTCGGGACGCCCGCGGCCATCGTCGGCCCGCTGCTGGTCGGCCTGGGCTTCCCGCCGCTGGCTGCGGTGGTCGTTGCGCTCACGGGGAACATCCTCGCGATCACGTTCGGTGCAGTCGGAACGCCGCTGATAATCGGACTGCGTGACGTGGTGTTCGCAGAGGGTACGGGCGCATCACAGCAGGTGCTCCAGCAGGGCGGCTTCGAGAGCGTCGGCGCGTACGTCGCTCAGATCGGTGTATGGGCAGCGGTCATCCACGCTATCGTCGGCATCGCTATCCCGTTCATCGGCGTGGCGATGATGACGCGTTTCTTCGGAGAAGAGCGGTCGATCAAACCGGCGCTCGAAGTCCTGCCGCTGTGCCTCTTCGCGTGGGCTTCCTTTGCAATACCCTACGTCGCGACCGCGTACTTCCTCGGTCCGACGTTCCCGGCCCTGCTCGGTGCGATGGTTGGCCTGCTCGTGGTCACGACCACGCTACGGGCCGGCTACTTCCTCCCAGACGACGAATGGGACTTCGGCCCGCAGGAGCAGTGGCCGGACCACTGGATCGGCAGTATCGAGCCCGGCGAGGGCGTCGGCACCACGACGGGTGACAGCCGAGAGGGAACCGTCGCGGCCGACGGCGGCACGGCAACGTTTGAAGAATCCCACTCGCAGGACATGTCGCTGGGCATGGCCTGGCTGCCGTACCTCCTCGTCGCCGCACTGCTGGTCGTGACCCGCGTCGTCAGTCCGATTCAGGAGTTCCTGTCGACGAACGGCGTTCTCCTGTGGAGTAACATCCTCGGTACGCCGTTCTCGGAGGGCGTCGAGCTGTTCTACCTCCCCGGGAGCCTCTTCGTCCTCGTCGCCGTGATCACGTACGCGCTCCACGGAATGGACACTGATGGAATCAAGGCCTCGTGGAGCGAGGCGCTTCGGAACATCGCTCCGGCCGTCGTCGCACTGTGGTTCGCGGTCGCCACGGTCATGATCATGCAGCGGACCGGCAGCGCCGTCGTGCTGGAGGCCGCGCCGATCAACTCCGGAATGCTCGGCCTGCTGTCGGAAATCACGGCGAACGGGACCGGCCAGATGTTCCCGTTCTTCTCGGGCTTCATCGGTGCGTTCGGCGCGTTCATCGCCGGTTCGAACACGGTCAGCGACATCCTGTTCGGACTGTTCCAGTTCCAGGCCGCACAGCAGATCGGTGCGCCGACCCAGATCGTGGTCGCCGCGCAGGCGGTCGGCGGCGCAATCGGCAACCTCATCGCGATTCACAACGTGGTCGCCGCCCTCACCGTGGTCGGCCTCATCGGCGAGGAGGGACGTGTCATCCGCCTCGAACTGATACCGGTGCTGTACTACGGCGTGTTCACGGGCATATTGACGCTCATCCTGGCATACGTCGTGGCACCGGCCGCGTTCTAA
- a CDS encoding ThuA domain-containing protein, with product MTRVTVWNEYVHEQEHEAVADLYPDGIHGTIASALEERGFDTETATLQEPEHGLTEDVLAETDVLTWWGHAAHDQVDDEVVSRVKERVLDGMGLIVLHSGHYSKIFRELMGTTCSLKWREAAETERLWVVEPGHPIADGVDEYIELPETEMYGERFDIPAPDTLVFNSWFEGGEVFRSGCCYRRGAGRIFYFRPGHETYPIYHNEAIQQVLANACEWAAAGDGPEPSFGNADPIEAIDESDERSVH from the coding sequence ATGACACGCGTTACAGTCTGGAACGAATACGTCCACGAGCAGGAACACGAAGCGGTCGCGGACCTGTACCCCGACGGGATTCACGGCACTATCGCCTCGGCACTGGAAGAGCGCGGATTCGACACGGAGACCGCGACGCTGCAGGAGCCCGAACACGGGCTTACCGAGGACGTACTGGCAGAAACGGACGTTCTGACCTGGTGGGGCCACGCCGCGCACGACCAGGTCGACGACGAGGTGGTTTCCCGAGTGAAAGAGCGGGTCCTCGACGGCATGGGGCTCATCGTCCTCCACTCGGGCCATTACTCGAAGATCTTCCGCGAACTGATGGGGACGACCTGCAGTCTGAAATGGCGCGAAGCCGCCGAAACCGAGCGATTGTGGGTCGTCGAGCCGGGCCATCCCATCGCCGACGGCGTCGACGAGTACATCGAACTCCCGGAGACCGAGATGTACGGGGAACGGTTCGACATTCCGGCACCGGATACGCTCGTGTTCAACTCCTGGTTCGAGGGCGGTGAGGTGTTCCGTTCAGGGTGTTGCTACCGCCGCGGGGCGGGCCGAATCTTCTATTTCCGGCCGGGCCACGAGACCTATCCGATTTACCACAACGAAGCGATCCAACAAGTCCTCGCCAATGCTTGCGAGTGGGCCGCGGCCGGGGACGGTCCGGAGCCATCGTTTGGCAACGCCGATCCGATTGAAGCCATCGACGAAAGCGACGAGCGGTCGGTCCACTGA
- a CDS encoding FAD-dependent oxidoreductase, protein MTDVLVVGGGPAGLSAALFTQKNGLETTVFDTDGTWMHKAHLFNYLGVGSQDGSAFMETARTQVDSFGVDRKQGTEVTDVGQTDAGFEVATEDDTYEASYLILATGANRDLAETLGCDMTAEDVVDVDVTMETSVDDAYATGGMVRVEEWQAVISAGDGAAAALNILTKEKGEHFHDFDTPADADALFGPEE, encoded by the coding sequence ATGACGGACGTTCTCGTCGTCGGCGGCGGCCCCGCCGGCCTGAGTGCGGCACTGTTCACACAGAAAAACGGCCTAGAAACGACAGTCTTCGACACTGACGGGACCTGGATGCACAAAGCACACCTGTTCAACTATCTCGGAGTAGGCTCTCAGGACGGGTCCGCGTTCATGGAGACTGCTCGTACACAAGTCGACAGCTTCGGCGTCGACCGAAAGCAGGGAACAGAGGTGACCGATGTGGGCCAAACCGACGCCGGATTCGAGGTCGCAACCGAGGATGACACGTACGAAGCATCCTATCTCATCCTCGCGACCGGGGCTAACCGCGACCTCGCTGAGACGCTGGGCTGTGACATGACTGCTGAAGACGTCGTCGACGTGGACGTGACGATGGAGACGAGTGTCGACGACGCCTACGCGACAGGTGGTATGGTCCGAGTCGAGGAGTGGCAGGCAGTCATCTCCGCCGGCGACGGCGCGGCGGCGGCCCTGAATATTCTCACGAAGGAGAAAGGGGAACACTTCCACGACTTCGATACGCCCGCCGACGCGGACGCGCTGTTTGGTCCCGAGGAGTAG
- a CDS encoding zinc-dependent alcohol dehydrogenase family protein — protein MRAAIYRGPGEIAVEEVPRPEIESPTDAIVRVTHTAVCGSDLWFYRGQSDREEGSRVGHEPMGIVEEVGDDVRSVEPGDRVFAPFVISCGRCEFCRKGLHTSCVNGDSWGGDNGGGQGEYVRATEADGTLVRVPDRHADDEDTLEAILPLTDVMGTGHHAAVSAGVSEGDSCIVVGDGAVGLCGVLAARRLGAERIIAMGHHEDRLELAESFGATETIAARGQDAVDAADDLTNGGANHVLECVGAASAMETAIDVCRPGGTVGYVGVPHGVDDSGLDVFSLFGDNIALNGGVAPVRAYADELLADVLQGTLDPSPIFTKTVDLDGVPEGYRAMDEREAIKVLVKL, from the coding sequence ATGCGCGCAGCCATCTACCGTGGCCCCGGTGAGATTGCCGTCGAAGAGGTCCCGCGGCCGGAGATCGAATCGCCCACCGACGCGATTGTCCGTGTGACCCACACCGCTGTCTGTGGTTCCGACCTGTGGTTCTATCGCGGTCAGAGCGACCGAGAGGAAGGGTCTCGCGTCGGCCACGAACCGATGGGTATCGTCGAGGAAGTCGGCGACGACGTGCGCTCAGTCGAGCCCGGCGACCGGGTGTTCGCCCCGTTCGTCATCAGCTGTGGGCGGTGTGAGTTCTGCCGGAAGGGACTGCACACGTCCTGTGTCAACGGCGACTCCTGGGGCGGCGACAACGGCGGCGGCCAGGGCGAGTACGTCAGAGCGACGGAAGCCGACGGGACGCTCGTCCGCGTTCCCGACCGCCACGCCGACGACGAGGACACGCTGGAAGCGATTCTCCCGCTGACAGACGTGATGGGGACCGGTCACCACGCGGCAGTCAGCGCCGGCGTCAGCGAGGGAGACTCCTGTATCGTGGTCGGCGACGGCGCTGTCGGACTGTGTGGCGTACTCGCGGCCCGCCGTCTCGGAGCGGAGCGGATTATCGCGATGGGCCACCACGAGGACCGGCTCGAACTCGCGGAGTCGTTCGGCGCGACCGAGACCATCGCCGCCCGTGGTCAGGACGCCGTGGACGCGGCAGACGATCTGACCAACGGCGGTGCGAACCACGTCCTGGAATGTGTCGGTGCGGCCTCAGCGATGGAGACCGCCATCGACGTCTGTCGGCCGGGCGGGACCGTCGGCTACGTCGGTGTCCCGCATGGGGTCGACGACTCCGGACTGGACGTGTTCTCACTGTTCGGCGACAACATCGCGCTCAACGGCGGCGTGGCACCGGTTCGTGCCTACGCCGACGAACTGCTGGCCGATGTGCTGCAGGGCACACTCGACCCGTCACCGATCTTCACGAAAACCGTCGACCTCGACGGCGTTCCCGAGGGGTATCGGGCGATGGACGAGCGCGAAGCGATCAAAGTTCTCGTCAAGCTGTAG
- a CDS encoding ABC transporter substrate-binding protein, translating into MADDTTDIESPTRREYVKYGGTVLSAGLLAGCTGDAERGTGSAPTEAVTETDTTTADGSYSVSMSPMGAVTFDSPPETVFTRLTHHADMALALGRGDTVTAMHAPDYYSGLWNQFVERLPGVSLDWTGLYSSWKPSKEKLYELDSDIHLADPAWIAKQDNWDREDFEEIATNVSPWFGNSLSDRHAEPPSGWGDYEYYTLWEQFELVAEAFQEQARYEALAAVHDEMRSTIDANLPPESERPSAVLLAAADLDEIYAYTLDNPGFLTAHTRPFGARDAFEGSVETNSVVDFETLLAADPDVILHLGGFEPNTSLPERREAFKSDPVGSEITAVQNDRIYPQGARYQGPILHLFQLEMTAKQLYPEQFGEWPTYTEGPYPEIPAEEQLFDRKRVADIINGGFEA; encoded by the coding sequence ATGGCTGACGACACCACTGACATCGAGTCACCGACGCGAAGAGAGTACGTCAAGTATGGGGGCACGGTTCTCAGTGCCGGGCTGCTTGCGGGATGCACCGGTGATGCCGAGCGGGGAACCGGCTCCGCGCCGACGGAGGCCGTGACGGAGACGGACACGACAACTGCAGACGGGTCGTACTCCGTGTCGATGTCCCCGATGGGAGCGGTGACCTTCGACTCGCCACCGGAGACCGTCTTCACGCGGCTCACGCACCACGCAGACATGGCGCTCGCCCTGGGTCGCGGGGACACTGTCACGGCAATGCACGCGCCGGACTATTACAGTGGGCTGTGGAACCAGTTCGTCGAACGATTGCCGGGCGTGTCGCTGGACTGGACCGGGCTGTACTCTTCGTGGAAACCGAGCAAAGAGAAACTGTACGAACTGGACAGCGATATCCACCTGGCAGACCCGGCCTGGATCGCCAAACAGGACAACTGGGACCGTGAGGACTTCGAAGAGATCGCCACCAACGTCTCGCCGTGGTTCGGCAACTCGCTGAGTGACCGACACGCCGAACCCCCGTCCGGATGGGGGGACTACGAGTACTACACTCTCTGGGAGCAGTTCGAACTCGTGGCTGAGGCGTTCCAAGAACAGGCCCGATACGAGGCGCTTGCGGCGGTTCACGACGAGATGCGCTCGACCATCGACGCGAACCTGCCGCCCGAGTCGGAGCGCCCGTCGGCGGTACTGCTCGCCGCGGCTGATCTCGACGAGATCTACGCCTATACCCTTGACAACCCCGGATTCCTGACCGCACACACCCGCCCGTTCGGAGCGCGGGATGCCTTCGAGGGCTCGGTCGAGACGAACTCCGTGGTCGACTTCGAGACGCTGCTTGCGGCGGACCCGGACGTCATCCTGCACCTCGGCGGGTTCGAGCCGAACACGAGCCTTCCGGAGCGACGGGAGGCGTTTAAATCCGACCCGGTCGGATCGGAAATCACGGCCGTACAGAACGACCGGATCTACCCCCAGGGAGCGAGATATCAGGGTCCGATACTGCATCTCTTCCAACTGGAGATGACCGCAAAGCAACTGTATCCCGAGCAGTTCGGCGAATGGCCGACGTACACTGAGGGGCCGTATCCCGAAATCCCGGCCGAGGAACAGTTATTCGACCGCAAGCGGGTCGCGGATATCATCAACGGTGGGTTCGAGGCCTGA